A single region of the Lineus longissimus chromosome 14, tnLinLong1.2, whole genome shotgun sequence genome encodes:
- the LOC135498805 gene encoding cytoplasmic aconitate hydratase-like: MLNIRAVIAESYERIHRSNLVGMGIMLLQYLEGETVETHGLTGKEQFSITLPDKLKPTPDIRSQGERWTELQRFRSIRHRSGTGILQERWHS, from the exons ATGCTG AATATCCGCGCTGTCATCGCGGAGAGCTACGAACGTATCCACAGGTCCAACCTGGTCGGAATGGGCATTATGCTGCTGCAGTACCTCGAGGGAGAGACCGTGGAGACGCACGGACTCACCGGCAAGGAGCAGTTCTCGATAACGCTGCCAGACAAGTTGAAACCTACCCCAGATATACGAAGTCAAG GTGAACGATGGACGGAGCTTCAAAGATTTCGTTCGATTCGACACCGAAGTGGAACTGGAATACTTCAGGAACGGTGGCATTCTTAA